A window of Pecten maximus chromosome 12, xPecMax1.1, whole genome shotgun sequence genomic DNA:
AACGCGTATGATTGTTGTCCCCGCTACAAACAATTTATTCTTTTTCTAGAGTGAGGTTGTTTCTGCACatattgatatactagtatatcttCCATTTTAATGTAATTGAGTAAGTCATGTACGGACCCatatacaacaaacatttcTTAAGGCTTGTTTTACCATCGGTTTTATCACAATAGTCATAACAGCcgatataatatattttgaaatttgagtCATTAGTGGACGTGTgcccttttttttctttaaaaatacaTCACTAGTTTGGTATGATATTTAACGTATTATCAACAGCTGCGGTATGTatatgatgtttttgtttgtatccTTGTGATACAAATGTAGGACTTAAAATGATGCCGACTTGATACTTCACCTCACTGAATATATACTCAATTTTCCTCATATTCCGTTCCGGCTAAAACTTGGATCGTTGACAGAATAAAGGAGAAATACATATACCAATTTAGCCGTTAAgggtttaatatatatataagacatcGCATGTATGATAAACACTTTAACCATTGgaaatttaatcattttaagCTGCAAAGTTCTATACGTAAGGGTACTGACTTCAGATTTTGTTGGATGTTgtatcgcaaaaaaaaaaaaaaaatatatatatcatcatttatTCGTCACTTTTTATATTTATGGGCTGTCGCAAATATGATAATACCAACATGTTTTTAAGTGTTCTTTGAGAATGAATCTGCTAACAAGTGATAGCTGGTTCTAATGTAATATCAACTCTTAATAGGATTTATCATGCATGCAGCGACCGAGAAGCAATCAAAAGTGTTCTTGTACGCATGAATACTTACGTAGCATTTTCTCATCGACAGACCTATCTCCGTAAAGATTTTTTATTggcatatattttttattgatcatAACAGTCGTAAATGTTCGTGTTTTATGTTGGCTTCgattatttgacatatttatttcaaaGGAAGTAGTTAATTATCCCGAGGTACAccaatatatcataaaaaataaagtaGAAGATATGAGACAGACATTACCACAAATCAAGATAACCAAAATTTGTCTAACGTAAGAAGAAATGACACAATAGAGTGTTCAAAGGAGGAGCTGAGTCATTATACCTTATATAAACAGGTGTCGACGGAAAGTTGATAGGGATATTATATTTGATCGAGAAGCCGAACACAGGTAAAGTATTTATAATCAGTTTCGTCGCATAAGTGATGTATTAATTTATGTTCCAATGCAAATAATCATATTCATTCCTCAGAAGTTATTCAATGTACAATAATTGAGTTAAGTTCACttaaatattacaatatgaaatatttctctttcttgtattgttttgaaatatactTTCATTTAAAGAACATGAAGTAATTACAATGCTTTTACCTCTGTTGGAAGACATGTATAATTTCGTATTCTACATTGTACCATGGttgccagttttgattggtttaaaaccatgtatgatttgccaataatacacgctcgtgtcaataatacacgctcgtgagtcacggctgttacagtgttatgtatctaatattcacccattaTTAATACGGTTACtttagccgagtgggctaatgggttagtctcttatctttttatcacgacgcgagttcgaatcctacaggggaccgcggtggccgagtggttaaggtgtcccgacactttatcactagccctccacctctgggttccgagttcgaaacctacgtggggcagttgccaggtactgaccgtaggccggtggttttttctccgggtactccggctttcctccacctccaaaacctggcacgtccttaaatgacattgaataggacgttaaacaaaaacaaaccaaatcgaATCCTAGGAAGGccgcttttttttttatccctattttatttaaaattttaaaatcaatgccatataatagatgttcttgattgtagtactgcAGTgcatgtaaagaaatgtatactttatcaacaaaataatgcaatactcaagaaataaattacaaggttttctcggggtttcattgccgtttttctattaggaagaggtagatctcagagctaaacagtacatggtagaatagaaataattaactttgactcgtgtattgttgcaggatatacaactcggactcggatattatgcaattttaattattaacttaggcctgcggccttcgttattaatttaattgcaaaatatcctcgtcctcgttgtatatcctgtaacaatacacgaatcatcgttaattatttcttaaatagaCTATGGAATAAGATACAGTAGAATATTTAGTACTGCATTGTAATTGGTATATCTTTTTCGAATGACACACATTATATCGTAATACCCTTGTATTTCTAGACAATGGAGTATCTGATTCTAATCCTGTGCTCATTGAGCGTGGCTTTAGCCACGTACCCGCCTTATGGACCATCAATCACGAGAGGTGGGATGTCCAGTAATTTTATTGGCGGTATACAGCCAGGCTATTCCTCCTCAATGACAGGAAGCTTCCAGCCTGGATATAGATCTACAGGATACATGGGGATATATCAACCACGTTTCAATTCGATCAACAATCGCTTTATGTCGGGAGGTAGCTCGTTAGGTGGAGGAATCGCAGAATCGGTTGCGCCGGTATATACAGGGGGAATTGGGATGGCTCCCAGGACTTATACGAGAACCAGAATCACTGTATTCCCGCCTGCTGCTGGTACTGGAACTTCGTCATTTACCGGAGGTTACAGTGGCTATAATGGAATGCCTGGTTCCGCTCCTTATATGGCTGGTGGTATGACGGGTGTAGCCGGTATAAATCCCTATTTAACTGGAACTGGAGGCATGACGAGCATAGCCGGTGGGTCACCGTTCATGGCTGGAGGTACCCCAGTGTCTGGCAGTTTCAACATGGGTGGTATTGGAGGACAATCATCAATGACATATGGATCAGTTTATCCCTATGCATCAGTTTATCCCTATGCATCAGGGATGGCTACAGGAATGAACTTTCCGCAAATCCCCACTGGTAGCTTCAATGGTTTCG
This region includes:
- the LOC117339691 gene encoding uncharacterized transmembrane protein DDB_G0289901-like — its product is MEYLILILCSLSVALATYPPYGPSITRGGMSSNFIGGIQPGYSSSMTGSFQPGYRSTGYMGIYQPRFNSINNRFMSGGSSLGGGIAESVAPVYTGGIGMAPRTYTRTRITVFPPAAGTGTSSFTGGYSGYNGMPGSAPYMAGGMTGVAGINPYLTGTGGMTSIAGGSPFMAGGTPVSGSFNMGGIGGQSSMTYGSVYPYASVYPYASGMATGMNFPQIPTGSFNGFGGWNSFGGGNSGFSPMMYNKKRGAY